The DNA region TTTTATACATCAATGCAAAACTGATTTCGGATTTCCAAACTGCCTTAGCGGCTTAGCCTGATCACACAACCAAAGAGCATGCAAATTTGTTTCTAGATACTCATCACAGAGGGAGCACGTCTCATCTAAGGGATGTCGCTTGTGCAGGTTCTCTTTGCTGCTGTCAAGCCAGTTGTTTAGTTTGGGAGCAATCAAATAAAGTGAAGCTAATAATTAATGCAGTAATGCAACCCGATGATAAAACCCACCGCTACAAGGCATCGACTTTCTTTGCAAGACTTTGGAAAGAGACCTGTGAGTTAGAATTGTGAACTTCATACAACTTGTCAGGACACACCATGTATCTATCTTATCTTTGTTCATCAAtgtgatttttcttcttttattttctttctcttcaagaTTCCATTACTCCTAAATATGTAACTATTATCTAAGACATCTAATGTACTACATGAGTActttagtttttatattcttGCATCTCACTTACGCGATATATATAAGAGATgctatttttttgtaaaagaattagtgaatgaaaatataattttcttctaTTTGTGGGTTtcattaggggtggcaattcgtgtttgcgtgtcgggttcgtgtcgtgtcaagttaTGAGTATttgactacataggtcaacactaacccgacctgtttattaaacgggtcaagatttctcaaccctaacacgacccatttattaaacgggttagtcgtgtcgacctgtttatcagattttatcaaaatgaaaaataaaaattaatgaaaaaacaaacaaataaatatttttaatataaaattcagaactaacgagtaactgcatcacaaataatcattcaaaattaaagcatatcccaatatcacaaataatcaatcacaatatgtcaaagaaaataaatcacaacaactaataaatttatatacctagagtttgaagggtatattggtaaaatatcatttaattaaacgggtcagacgggtcaaataggttctatgtgttcaacactaacccaacccatttattaaacgagttagtcgtgtcaacccgaatatgacacgaacccgttaagcctcaacccataacctgctaatttcgtgtcgagtcgtgtcgggttcgcgggtcgtgtcaaattttgccacccctaggtTTCatttagctcaattggtaaaatctctgatggttgtataagagatctagggtcaatcctcgcctacaccaaaaactgattggtgtcttggtgtaatgataaaaagctatcatcagaagcggacgtcataagttgaaactttctcaacaaaaaaaaaaaaattcttctattTTAGTATAACCTTCCTTTCAGATAGCCTTTTGTGTTTGTGTAAAATTTAGATATAGTTTTTTAATTGTAATATCTTAAAAGCCCaattaaaatcaaacaaatggTTGTGGGTTCccgttagctcaattggtaaagtctctgatagttgtataagaaatttagggttcaatccccgcctacacccaAAACTATTTAgtgtctgatgataaaaaaactattgtcaggagcggacgtcatagattgaaactctctccaaaaaaaaaaatcaaacaaatggtTACATTGACTAATGTTGCACAAATAATATAagaattttacttaatttttttctccttgGATACGTTCATGGTTTTTCAATTTCACATTGTTATCCAAATAACTGTCAATCTTTATCGCATTATTGGTTATTTGGAAACATATTTTACTGTGGTAAAATAACCGGAAATTGAATTTGATCATTTAATTCCTTAATGTGCAAAGTTGATTTAATTCATCTAAAATCAATCAACAGGTCTAAAttcttctttcaattttcttattCCATTTTCTCCCTTTCATTTGGTTCAAATGCCTTAATAACTATGTTTGGAGTGCCAAGAGCTTTATATTCAGTGGCATTGCCTCCATCTTTTGTATGAGGAGAATCGGGTTCAAATCTCTTCCCTCATCTGTTGTAAACTATCaacttattttaataaaaaaaaactatgattgGAGAAACTTGGATGCAtgcaaatttaaataaaagcaTGTCACCAATATTCCCAATACAAAAAGGCTTTCAGCAACTTTATAAATTATCAATAGAACACAAAACCCATACATGCACAACACagtatactttttattttttaagctgAATAGTGAATTCATATACACCATACCAAAACTTGTGGTAGAAGTGTTCAATGCATTTGCACTATCAAAATACACATACACAAGTAGGATTGTCgtctaaaagaagaaaatacctTGAGGAAATCATTCCCTGAATGTTTCTACAAATGAGATTGAACTAGCACGGCATGGAATGACGCAAATACTCAACAGTGACATGAAAGAGGTTTCATTGATCTGTTTTGGTAGTTTCACGCTCTGCAGTCCAAGGAAAAAGCTAGTTATATTCGTTATTTCCAGGACTATATAAGCAAAAACAAAGAATGTACACACAAGAACTACAATTGCATATGCATGAAACcatttaaataaatgaatatgaaAGAACCATTCGTAAGGTTGTGGGTTTTAAAAGGTGCAAATGTTAGTCGGAAAATCTAATTTGACAATTAAGatcatttatcaaaataacCACACTAGCATTTATGCAGAATTAATAGGAATCAAAAGAAATATAACTTAATTGGTCAATTCATAACTCTTAGAATGGTCTCCAATAATTTTATGAGATAACTGATGACCGTCATtgatgattttattatttaggcaaattcaaatttaaaaatatataaaagtaccTTAAACTTGGATTCTACCAAGTCCACCGGGAGTATACCAGAACCAAGAAAGGCTTTTTTGATCATATGCAGTTCGCTGGTAACTTCCTtcatcttcattctttcttttggtgACTCTATTGAACAAGCGAGTCCAATCTCAAGCATTGAGACTAAGCACTTATGCACATTGGCATCCATTTGACACACGTTTGCAATACCTTGAGCTCCTTTGTCTACTTGAATTTCGTTGTCATTATTATCTTCTCTAGCTGCCACTATTGCTGTCGGCACAACATCAACTTCTCTTGGTAGAAGGATTGGGTCTACAATTTGAACAACTCTTTCTAGCAATCCTATCTTAGCAAAATTGTGGAGTTTGAGACCATCTTTAAACATTTCATCAGTTGGTCTCTTTTCTAGGAACATCTCCAGCAGTAATATTCCATAGCTATACACGTCCCCTTCTATCGATGCCTTATCACCCAtgccatactctacaaattatGATTTGTAAGGAAATTTTGTAGTTGTGGTTCATAGtgatatttggaatttaatgCAACTGAAATTTCATTTGATTCATAAAAAAAGcataaagaaattgaaaacaagaACATGAAGATAGAAGCcatcatttcaaattttcaagttaGAAGCACTCACCATTTGTACAATAGAAAATTACTTTAGGGTTGTTGGAAGGAGTCAAGGAGGCAATATTGATGATTTATATGTAGCACGGTAAATATGGTTAATGGTTGGATTTGGATAAtctagtcaaattattttttgtaattgttatGGACTTGTTGGACACCATAGGTATGAATGCCTTGGCAGCTTCCATGTTCAACTAAACTTATGGTTCTTGTAAGGACCTAAAAATTCACAAACTCGTTCAAAATCCCCCTGCTAGTTCCTGATCAAAGGTCCTTCTACAATATATTTCGTAGAGagggtccaacaacaaaaagtccCCTCCATCCCTTTCAGCCCCTATTTATATAATTCGCTCCTATCATCCCAACCTTACACCTTGCCATCTATCAAGTTTTTCCTCCCGACACCTGTCTGTCGGTAACAGAACAAGACTCCAACTCTGCGTTatacactgttcaggtcatatcttcattaatgcaacggacaaAGCTAGTAtcttctcattaatgcggccagaaaggttgGTGCCAGTCATTCAATGCAATCTCCTAGGTTACGCTGCCACCTTCAGATATGTGCAATACGTCCCTGATGTCACCAGTGTCCATGCCATCTCATCTTCGGGAATCTTCAGGTGAATTTCCCTATTGTTTTATATCATCTTATTTGCTACGTGTCAGCCTTCCCTTCCTCTGGTCCTCGGGCTTCTGGGTCCTCGGCACCTCACAGTTCTTATTCTTTTATTCAAGCAAATAATAATCAACGTAGTTCCTAACTTCTTATTGTTGTCCGTTACTTGAATTTTCTATTGACAACTTGTTCAGTACAAGACACATAAAAAATGTCACAAAACTATATATAGCACAGATCTGTTTTGTCTGTGACCAGCTCTACTTATTTTGCTATAAGAAATTGACAAGCTATCATCAGTCTTCACAAACATATGGTTTTGGGGAAATAAAATGCTTGAAAAACAAATATACGAAGCTTAGTCAATGGATAGTCAGCACTCAGTCTCAGCGCTGCTATTGGtgcaaattgagagagagagagagagagagagagagagagagagagagagagagagagagagagagagagagagagagagcgagagagagagagagagagagagaatttaagTATCCTCTTTTGATAGTATTACAGTAATTGCCAAAAATAATACATCTGTAAAGATGTTTAAGCCTTTAAGGATATAGCTAGAAGAATTGTAAAGATATTACCTGAAGCAGCATAACCAATTGTTCCCTTTATTCCAATTGTACTAGTTTGCTTTTCAGAAAAATCATCAACAGTTGAGAGGAGCTTTGCTAAGCCAATATCGCTTACATGAGCAACCATGTCTTTGTCAAGGAGAACATTGCTTGGCTTTAAATCACAATGAATAATTGGTTGTACAGAATAATTGTGAAGATAATCTATTGCAAAAGTCACATCCAATGCAACATTTATTCTTTGAAGAAGGCTCAAGTTCTTTGATTGATTTTCGTTGTCTAGTTCAGGATGCAGCCAAATATCTAAGCTCCCATTTGCCATGAATTCAAAGACTAGAGCTTTGAATTGATTCCCACTATAATCTGTGCTAGAGCAACATGTTAATATCTTAACAAGATTCCGATGCCAAATAATTCATAATGCATTGCATTCGGCCATAAAACTTTTGAAAGCTCCCTTGTGTTGAAGGTTACGGACCTTTATTTGTGTTGAAGGTTACGGACCTTTATAGCAGCTAGTTTTTCTTCTTGATCAagagttcctttatatagtgagccaaaacttccagatCCAATTAAATTATCCGGAGAAAATCCACAAGTTGCATGATAGAGGTCTTGATACGAAACACACATGGAAGGAGGTTCATTGTTGAAAACATAGAAGgtgatttcttttttgattttttcatcCAATAAATAACAAGAATTGAtgaaaacacaaataaaaatagaacaatGGAAATAATTACAATTGCTAGCTTGTAGCCAAATGTGTTTCTCGGTTTCATGACCTCTACTGGGCATTTTGGCAACTGCAATTTTGGTATACTACCACAGAGTTTAGTATTTCTAGTTAATGATATCGTACTTGTGTTTCTGAAAACTCCTTCAATTGGTGCCTCACCcaaaattattaaatgaaatattcaaattttctaaataaCAAAGCTTCTCTAAACCCTTTGGAATGGATCCTGATAGGTTATTTTGTGAAACGTCTAGAAGTTGAAGACCTTTCAAAGAAGCCATAGACGATGGTATTGCTCCTTCAAAGGAATTCCCATACAGGTCAAGGAGTTCCAACATCAAACAATCTCCTATAGATGTAGGAATTTCACCAGACATATTATTGTTAGAgaaatgtttatatttttcaaatcacCTACTTCAAATGGTAGTTTGCCAGTAAATGAGTTATGTGACAAATCGAGGGATATTAGTGTAGGGGAAGAAGGACCAATAAGCTGTTGGGGGTATGGATCCACCAAGGTTATTTTGTGAAATGTTCAGGTATTGCAAATTTTGGCAGTTTACTATAGTTGGGAGGTATAGTTCCTTCAAATTTGTTTTCATCTAAATCAAGTTTAAACAACCGAGTAAGGTTGCCTATGATGGTTGGTATTTCTCCAAACAATCTGTTTCCACTTAAAACTAATAATTGCATCTTTTGAAACTTCCCAAAAATAGTAGGAACAATGCCGGTgaagtaataataatttaagCCCAAGCTAATTAAGTTAACAAGATTCTCTAATGATGCAAGAATAGTTCCAGAAATTCCATTGTCTCctatatataattcaatgagTTGGGTTGACAAGTTGGATATAGAACTAGGCAAAACACTTGCGAAATAGTTTGTACTAATATCCAATATTTTAAGTTTACTACAATTTGTCAAAGATGTTAAGAAATGTAAACTCTTTCCAAGATGATTCTAACCCAAATTTAGCCAGGAACGATCCAACAGATTTCCCAAATTAGTTGGAACTGATCCTAGAAAATTGTTTTCACTTAAATCAATCACTTGGAGCCGAGTTGCATTACATGGTGAAGTAGGGACTGGTCCATAGAACATATTTTCACCAAATAGAAGTTGTTGGAGATTAGGAAAAGTGGGGCCTATGTTCGCTAGAAGTGTGCCATTAAGTTGGTTGCTTGGAACTGAAATCATTTGGAGAGAAGACACATTATAAAGAGAAGAAGGGATTGTACCtgacaatttatttttcaaaattgagaaCCATACTAAGCCTTTTAATTGGCCTATGGTATCTAGAATATTTTCCACCAAATTATTGTACCCCATATAGAAATAACcatgtgtattaaaaaaaaaaaagatgtaaggTAGGttgaaataatgttttaaaacaAGATAGAGatagtgttttaaattttaagctAAATAGcaaaggtaaaagaaaaaacttaaaacttaagaGCAGTAAATTCTTTTAACTAGTTTgtgtttattaattttaaaattatgtaactAAAAGATATTGATGTTTTAAGGcgcacttttttatttttatctgaaATGGCACAAGACCAGCCCAACCAATCCCAGCATATCCTACCTATTAATTCTCTAAGGTCTGACGCTGATTTACAAAATGCTCGAGGAGACAACCGAAGTGATCAGCTTAcaataaatgcacttttagttttGGCTACTTTGATTGCTTCCGTGACCTTCCAAGCAGGAGTCAACCCTCCTGGTGGGGTTTGGCAAGAAAACCCACCCCGAGATCTTGCTCCTCCTCTTCCTGCTACTACTATCTATTCGAACCCAAGCCTTCCCATCCCACCTATTCCTATGGATACACATAAACCTGGAAAGTCCATTTTAGCTAATAATAGTGaaaggataaaaataggagacggataTCTCCATtgaacttgaagggacggagaggAAGAAGACGGATTGACACCGTAGGTGACGCGAATAGGACGGTTGAATTTTATTAAGTATCCGTCATATATGAATTAGTTATAGATTCTAGGTTGTATGTCACTTGATATGTTTGAGTCGACTTTTGTTTTATCTCCACGCAAGTGTGTACACTTGAACTTCTTGCATCACACGTTTGAGGAGACTCCTATATGAAAAAGAACTCAAGAAgaaagttgtatcctaaaaggaaagacAATTTtacgccaatataaataccccagaaaccctagat from Castanea sativa cultivar Marrone di Chiusa Pesio chromosome 6, ASM4071231v1 includes:
- the LOC142640067 gene encoding putative receptor-like protein kinase At3g47110, with the protein product MANGSLDIWLHPELDNENQSKNLSLLQRINVALDVTFAIDYLHNYSVQPIIHCDLKPSNVLLDKDMVAHVSDIGLAKLLSTVDDFSEKQTSTIGIKGTIGYAASEYGMGDKASIEGDVYSYGILLLEMFLEKRPTDEMFKDGLKLHNFAKIGLLERVVQIVDPILLPREVDVVPTAIVAAREDNNDNEIQVDKGAQGIANVCQMDANVHKCLVSMLEIGLACSIESPKERMKMKEVTSELHMIKKAFLGSGVGAVVRDSEGEVIAALSQKIREPHLVDAAEALACNRAVSFAKELSLFSVIIEGDSQRVVQAVINRGANLTLFGHVIKEIQCLC